One window from the genome of Malus domestica chromosome 01, GDT2T_hap1 encodes:
- the LOC103409994 gene encoding bifunctional aspartate aminotransferase and glutamate/aspartate-prephenate aminotransferase-like — MAAFSLQTSTSSIALPSFETRIPGSDLGSNPKSICFPCQPRLLPLTRRSNSKSRSRGGVVMAVAVTGNDQSQVEVDVSLSPRVNSVKPSKTVAITDQATALVQAGVPVIRLAAGEPDFDTPSIVAEAGINAIREGFTRYTPNAGTLELRQAICHKLKEENGITYTPDQIVVSNGAKQSIVQAVLAVCSPGDEVMIPAPFWVSYPEMARMADATPVILPTSISNDFLVDPKLLESKLTEKSRLLILCSPSNPTGSVYPKNLLQEIAKIVAKHPRLLVISDEIYEHIIYAPATHTSFASLPGMWERTLTINGFSKAFAMTGWRLGYIAGPKHFVAACGKLQSQFTSGACSISQKAGVAALGLGFAGGEAVSVMVKAFRERRDFLVKSFGELSGVKISEPRGAFYLFVDFSAYYGTEAEGFGKIENSESLCRYLLDKGQVALVPGDAFGDDTCIRISYAASLPTVQAAVERIKKALVELKPVAGVTN, encoded by the exons ATGGCCGCCTTTTCCCTCCAGACATCGACCTCCAGCATTGCCCTTCCCAGTTTCGAAACCCGAATCCCCGGATCCGATTTGGGTTCAAACCCAAAATCCATATGTTTCCCTTGTCAGCCTCGTTTGCTTCCTCTCACGCGTCGGAGCAACAGTAAGAGTAGATCAAGAGGAGGAGTTGTGATGGCGGTGGCAGTGACTGGCAATGACCAGTCCCAAGTGGAAGTCGACGTCTCTCTGAGCCCACGAGTCAACTCCGTCAAGCCTTCGAAGACAGTCGCCATTACCGACCAGGCCACGGCTCTCGTGCAAGCCGGAGTGCCCGTCATTCGATTAGCTGCTGGCGAACCTGATTTCGATACCCCTTCCATCGTAGCTGAG GCGGGTATCAATGCGATTCGCGAAGGCTTCACCAGGTACACACCAAATGCAGGGACTTTGGAGCTGCGCCAAGCAATTTGTCATAAGCTCAAAG AGGAGAATGGGATCACTTACACACCGGATCAGATCGTAGTTAGCAATGGAGCCAAGCAGAGCATTGTTCAAGCTGTGCTTGCAGTTTGTTCCCCAGGGGATGAG GTTATGATTCCAGCTCCATTTTGGGTGAGTTACCCTGAAATGGCAAGGATGGCCGATGCAACTCCTGTGATTCTTCCAACGAGCATCTCCAATGATTTTCTCGTAGATCCTAAACTTCTCGAATCCAAACTCACTGAGAAGTCAAGACTGCTGATTCTTTGTTCTCCATCCAACCCCACAGGGTCTGTCTACCCCAAGAATTTGCTTCAAGAGATTGCTAAGATTGTAGCAAAGCATCCTAGGCTTCTG GTTATTTCTGATGAAATATATGAACACATAATTTATGCTCCGGCAACGCATACAAGCTTTGCATCCTTGCCAGGCATGTGGGAGAGGACTCTGACAATCAATGGGTTTTCTAAG GCTTTTGCAATGACTGGTTGGCGACTTGGATATATTGCCGGGCCTAAACACTTTGTTGCGGCTTGTGGAAAGCTCCAGAGTCAG TTCACCTCAGGTGCCTGTAGTATATCACAGAAAGCAGGAGTGGCTGCATTAGGTCTTGGTTTTGCTGGTGGGGAGGCAGTTTCTGTTATGGTGAAAGCATTCCGGGAGCGACGGGATTTCTTGGTCAAAAGCTTTGGCGAACTTTCAGGTGTCAAGATCTCAGAACCCAGG GGAGCTTTCTATCTCTTCGTAGATTTCAGCGCTTACTATGGAACAGAGGCTGAAGGATTTGGTAAAATTGAGAATTCAGAGTCACTATGCCGTTACCTACTTGACAAGGGTCAG GTTGCACTAGTACCGGGAGATGCATTTGGAGATGACACGTGCATACGAATCTCCTACGCAGCATCCCTTCCCACCGTACAGGCAGCTGTGGAGAGAATTAAGAAAGCTCTTGTTGAATTAAAGCCTGTGGCCGGTGTTACTAACTAA
- the LOC139195376 gene encoding uncharacterized protein: MALALPAAGQPLRNSLAARINAVPSCIIYPDVEDGTTFEIKPHILNILPSFHGLPNSDPNMHLADFIEACDNTIIRGFSIKLRLFPFSLKDKAKAWLHSLPANSITTWTELQEKFLNKFFPSSKTLALKKEILAFAQKPNESFHEAWERYNEMYTKCPHAEFDSNLQMNIFYDGLNATTKSQVNASAGESLMSKSAREAFELFDMMASESQQWTEEQTQNRGVFEISQSSPNVSAQIAKMEKNFNAKFTALMQVSSMSNAQEACIICSETTHDITQCPNKDSYPELMQEHVNNNNNNNNNKAFSH, translated from the coding sequence ATGGCCCTAGCCTTACCTGCAGCAGGTCAACCTTTAAGGAATTCATTGGCAGCGAGAATCAATGCAGTGCCAAGTTGCATTATATATCCAGATGTGGAAGATGGGACAACCTTTGAAATCAAACCTCACATCCTCAACATATTGCCATCCTTTCATGGGTTGCCAAACAGTGATCCCAACATGCATTTGGCTGATTTTATTGAGGCATGTGACAACACCATAATCAGAGGTTTCTCTATCAAGTTACGTTTGTTCCCGTTCTCTTTGAAGGACAAAGCCAAGGCGTGGCTGCATTCTCTGCCTGCCAATAGCATTACAACATGGACAGAATTGCAAGAAAAATTTCTCAAtaagttttttccttcttccaagACGCTTGCACTCAAGAAAGAGATATTGGCTTTCGCTCAAAAGCCAAACGAGTCTTTCCATGAAGCTTGGGAACGGTATAATGAGATGTACACAAAATGTCCTCATGCTGAGTTTGAttctaaccttcaaatgaaCATATTTTATGATGGTCTCAATGCCACCACCAAGAGTCAAGTGAATGCATCTGCTGGAGAGTCGTTAATGTCAAAATCAGCAAGGGAAGCATTTGAGTTATTTGATATGATGGCTTCTGAATCCCAACAATGGACAGAAGAACAAACACAAAATAGGGGAGTTTTTGAGATTTCTCAGAGTTCTCCTAATGTTTCTGCTCAAATTGCTAAAATGGAAAAGAATTTTAATGCCAAGTTTACTGCCTTAATGCAGGTCTCTTCCATGTCCAATGCCCAAGAAGCGTGCATCATTTGTAGTGAGACAACTCATGACATCACTCAATGCCCCAACAAGGATAGCTACCCTGAGCTTATGCAAGAGCATGtgaataacaacaacaacaacaacaacaacaaagccttttcccactaa